The DNA sequence TATACAAAGGCAGCCGGCACCGTAATGGTTTCTCCAAGGGTGGACTCGTAGCTGATCGTTCCAGCCGCCGTGCCATAAAATTTGATGAGGTCATTTTCCGAAATCCCGGATTCATTTATATTCGATTCGTATCCCAAAAAAATGACGGCACCCTCCTGATCATCAACCGCCACCAGCATTTGTGAAGATTCCTCACCCTGCATCACTTGGATGACCCGACCGGACAACGCAATCATCTCAGAATTATAATCATCGGGAGCCTGCGCTAATTGATCATAGGTGATATCCGTCCGGTAATTCGCGGGATCCTTGAGTTTTTCCTCTGCTTCAGCCTGAGCTTTGGCTTGAGCTTCAACATTCGCTTTCTCTTCAGCCGCTTGGATGGCCGCCTCTACCCGTTTATCCGCCTCAGCTTTTTCTATGCTGGATGCAGCCGCCATTTCTTCAAAGTTAGCTATTGCAGTTTGCGCTGCTGTAGTGGATGCGTTTGTTTCCACCTTATCTGTTCTTTCACCAAATACAACCATCATCCCGACCGCCACAACCAAAATCAACCAAAACCACCATTTTTTTAACAACAGGATTCCGTTTGCATCATTGCTTGCCTTCTTAGCCATGAAATCCACCTCCTGGATTCTGCTTCCTTCCCATCAGCTCGCCCTTCCACTCCTACCTGCAGCTTTTTTCCAGGAAAGAGAATCGACATCTTTTCTTTAATTGTACCTCCATTATACCGCCAATGGACACACAAGCGGTATTGATTCGCTGTCCTGTATGTGCCCACCTATTTTCCGAAATTAAAAAAAGATGAAGCACTTATCAGAATTCAACTCTGATAAGTGCTTCATCTTTTATTTGGATGGGACTGAGACAAAACATTCAACTTCGCCACCCTTAGAATATTGCTTCAATCAGGAAGTCGCACGCAATAACTCTGCATCGCCGTTGTACGTCAATGCTTGCGCGCCTTCTTCGCCGGTGCTGACACGAATGACATTTTCAACATCATAGACAAATATTTTTCCATCGCCGATATTCCCGGTATATAAAGCTTTTCTGGCGGTTTCGATCACTTGTTGCAGAGGCACGTTGCTGATTACGACTTCCACCCGGACTTTAGGCAACAGATCCGCATCGGTTTCTACCCCGCGGTAATAAGTCGTGTGCCCTTTTTGCACGCCGTACCCGAACACATTCACGACCGTCATGCCGGTGATGCCGATGCCGTTCAAAGCTTTTTTCAGATGATCAAATTTGCTTTCATTGATCAAGATTTCCACTTTGGTCATTTTGGCAGTTTTATGGGCTTTTTTGCCCGGGATTGCTGTCGCGTGATTTTCCACAACAACTGCTTCATCCATAGCAACCACTTCTGCACCGAACTGCTTTTTCGGTGAAATGGATGGAGCAGCTGGAATTGCAACCGAATCATGCGCACCGACAGCAAGCCCTGCAGCGCTGACCGAACCGTAAGCCGTTTCTCCATGCAGGGAATAATCCAAACCGTCTTCCTCTTCCTCCTCGGATGCCCTAACCGGCATAACCAAGCTGATCAGTTTCAGGATGACAAAGGAAATGATGGCAGAATAAGCAGTGACCGCCACGATGCTGATGATTTCAGCGATCAGCAGTGCAGCATTCCCGTCCACCA is a window from the uncultured Trichococcus sp. genome containing:
- a CDS encoding P-II family nitrogen regulator gives rise to the protein MDEAVVVENHATAIPGKKAHKTAKMTKVEILINESKFDHLKKALNGIGITGMTVVNVFGYGVQKGHTTYYRGVETDADLLPKVRVEVVISNVPLQQVIETARKALYTGNIGDGKIFVYDVENVIRVSTGEEGAQALTYNGDAELLRATS